The genomic region TCCACACTTATTAACAATATAGCGACTTGGGCAAAAGTAGACGCTTACAAGTTACTCTGGAACAGTTTTGCGGGCAGTGGTTACGATATTGCATGTGCTCAGCACGACAATCCTATCACCTATCAATTGATAGATAAATCCCCTTTAGTAAATACAGTTTTATTCAACCCAAATTTTAAAGAACATTTATTTTTTATTCATCTAAATAAAAAACAGAACAGCAGGGAAGGGATTAAAGCATATCGAGCGCTTGCCAACCAGCTTCAAAAGGATGAAGCAATAGCAACCATTTCCAAAATCACAACAAAACTTATAAATACCAATAACCTTTCATCGTTTGAAAGCTTGCTTTACGAACACGAACAGATTATTGCAACTTTAATCCAACAGAAAACAGTAAAACAACTACTTTTTGACGATTTTAAAGGGAGTATAAAAAGTTTGGGGGCTTGGGGCGGAGATTTTGTACTGGCCACAGGAGAAGCTTCCTACGTAAAGCCATACTTCTTAAATAAAGGATACGAGACCATACTGCCCTATATCGAAATGATTGCATAAAAAAAGCCCCTTGACTTGATTAACCAAGGAGCTTTTTAGTATTATTTATAAGAGAATTATCTTAGTAGATATCAGCTCTTTCGTCTTCTATTTCTGCTGCATCTTTTAACGCATTATATGCTGCAAAACTAGCTCTGTTTCTATTTAATGTTTTCTGCGTGTTGGTGTAAGTGGCATAGTTTTCTAAAGATGGAGCAATGATTTTTTTCGTAACTGAAACCATATACACCCCATTTTCACCTTCAATTAATCCTGAAGTTTCACCATTGGAAAGCGCCATAGCTACTCCAACAACCTTTGGTTCTCTACCAGCACCAGAAATAGTTGGTGTTTTCATGGTGAGCCCAGTTGCACCGGTAACATTTACACTGTTACTTTTAGCTAACTCATCTAAAGATTTTCCAGCATTTTTATCTTTAATAATCGCTGCTTTTTTCTCTTTTCTAAGAATTGGCAATACTCTAGCAGAAGCGTCTTTGGCTGTAGCCAAACCTTCTTTTCTTTTTCCAGTCAATTGTACGATAGCATATCCATTTGGTGTATTGAAACGCTTTACATCACCTACTTGTGTGTCTGCATTAAAGGCCCATTGCACAACCCCTCGTTGGTTTCCTACGCCAGGGATGTTTTCATCCAATGGCTTAATTTGGTTTACGGGACGCACATTGTAATTGGATTCTTTTGCAACACTCTGAAAGTCACCGTCGGCAGCTGCCATTTCAAATTTTGTAGTTTCCGTATACAAATCACTTGATGTTTTTTCAGAAGGCTCTATTTCTCTCGCAATAGTTGCTATTTGAACCACATCGTACTTATCATCCACTTTAATAATGTGGTAACCAAAATCGGTTTCCACTAATCCTATGGAACCTATTTCATTGTTAAAAATGTAATCGTTGAATTGAGGCACCATTTGTCCCTCTGGAATATTATCGTAAGTACCTCCACGGGCAGCAGAACCAGGATCTTCAGAATTATCCCTTGCCAAAGCCGCAAAATCATCTGGATTTTCTTTTACTTTCGCCAAAATCTCTTCTGCCTTAGCTTTTGCTTCTTCTTTGGTTCTAGACTCCTTTGGTTGCGCCTGAGAACCGTCGTAAGAAATTAAAATGTGACTCGCTTTTACAGACCCACCTTCTTTTTTGGCCACCATTCTAGATATCTTGTAGTAATCCCCATCTTTGTAAGGACCATAAATACCATTGATCGGCAAACTATACAATGTATCTGCAAAAGCTGCAGGCAATTGCGCCTTGGTTACGTAGGTAGTGTCGTATTTTATATCAGAATTTCTATTCACAAAATCCCTAAGGTTCTCTGTGGTTTTAAAACCAGCAACCGTTTCATCCTTTTTGGTGGTCTCATTGTATTCAACACTGTTCTCCAATAATTTTGAAAGGCTTGTTTTAGCCTCTTCGATATCTGCTTCTGAAGCTTTTTCTTCAAAATACACATAACGAATGTCACGGGAATTTTCTTGTTTGAATTCGTTTTTGTGTTCTTTTACATATGCTTCAATTTCGCTGTCTGAAACATTTACCGTACTATCTGGAATAGATGTGTAAGGTATTTTTACATATTTAATGTCCACCTTATCATTTTCTAAATGGTAAGCCAACTCCCCTTCTTTCAAAGTAGAACCAACACCAGCTTTCACCAAATTGAAATAAGATTGCTCTTTTGATTGATTGATCAAGGCATCTTCCTGCATTTGCCACTGTTGGTAGCCTGCTGGATTGTTTGCTTTAAGATCGGCAATAAACTCAATAAATTTACCTTCGTCAAAAACTCCGGCTTCATTTTGGAAGTTTGGATCTTGAGCAAAAGCAGGATTCGATTTTACCACTTCCAATATTTGATCTTTTTCGATATTGATCCCAAGATCTTCAAATTGTTGTTCTAGAATAATCCCTCTAACCTCTTGATTCCACACTTGGTTTACTACCTGTAGCGTACTTGCATTGGCACCGTATCTTCTCGATGCATTTTCTACTTTGTACGCAAATTCCTGTCGAGAAATACTTTCTCCATTTACTTCTCCAACTACTGTTTTTCCGGTACCGGTATCTTTACTGAAGATTCCCGAAATAACAAATGCAAATAAAGCCAAACCTATTACCAATATTAAGAATAGGGAACGACTTCTAATTTTCTCTAGAATTGCCATTTATCAATACAATTTATTAAATTAATGAGGGCGAAAATACCACTTTTTTGGAATAATAAAAACCTGGGGATGTAATTATTGTGGATTTTGTTTCATCTGCGGAGAAATGGGGAGATTTCAACAAAAAATTTGGATTACAGGAGCTATTGTTTCCCGTTTAAACTGAATAAAAATACCTAAGGACTATTCTTCTTCCAAAACTTTAAGGGAGAGCAAATCTATTTTGGTATTGCTTACTTCCAATACTGTAAATTGATAATTTTCAATCATTACCACTTCTCCTTTTGGCGGAATTTCCCCAATTTTGTTTACTATCAACCCTCCCAAAGTTTCATAGTTTTCCCCTTCCGGAAGGTCGAGCCTGTACTCTTCATTTAAATAATCTACCTCTAAGCGCGCGGAAAATTTAAATTCATTATCACTTAATTGCTCTTCTATTAAAATCACACTATCGTGTTCATCTTCAATTTCACCAAAAAGTTCTTCTACTATATCTTCCACGGTCATAATACCAGATGTGCCCCCGTATTCATCTAAAACAACGGCAATACTTTTTCTCTTTTTGGTAAGCACCTCCAAAACATCACTAATAAGCATGGTTTCTGGAACGTACTCCACTGGCATCATTACACTTTTAATATCGGTCGGGTTTTTAAACAAATCGAAAGAATGTACATATCCAATAATATCGTCGATAGATCCTTTATAGATAAGTATTTTGGAATACCCTGTTTCCGTAAATATTTTATTGAGTTGATTTAAGGATTCGTCATATTCCACTCCTGTAATTTCCGTGCGGGGGATCATTACCTCCCGAGCCTTAACTTCTGCAAACTCCAGGGCATTTTGGAAAAGCTGAATCTCCGAATCCAAGTTATCTTCTTCGTCTGCGGCTTCCACCTGCTCCGAAATATAATCTCCCAATTCTACCTTACTAAAAGCCAACTGCACTTCGTCTCCTTCGGTTTTAAAGAAAATTCGCAACACCGCGTCTGAAATCCAAATAATAAATGAAGAAATAAAGGAAAAAAGCACATAGAAAATATAGGCGGGAACAGCAAAAATCTTTAAAAGACTATTGGCGTAAATTTGAAAAAATACTTTTGGTAAAAACTCAGCCGTAATTAAAATAACCAATGTAGAAATTATGGTTTGCACCAAAATAATATTAAAAGGAAGACTTTCCACGCCCACATAAGCTGGGTATAGATAATCAATTAATAGGTCCCCCATATATATACCATAAACCACAAGGGCAATATTATTCCCTACCAGCATAGTGGCAATAAACTTAGAAGGTTTTTTGGTTAATTTAGTAAGAACCTTTGCCAAAATCCCATCTTGTTTTTTCTCAATCTCGATATGGATTTTGTTGGATGAGAAGTAAGCAATCTCCATCCCCGAAAAAAAGGCGGAAAGTATAAGCGATACAATAATTACAATTATGGCGATTTGCATCTATTTTTTGTTTTTTCTTTCAGCAAATTTTTTCCGGTAATACCTTCGGAAAAAGAACATTCCTAAAGATACTACGGCAAAAAACATAAAAAGATATGCTCTATTGCGGTCTGTATCCCACATTTGCACCACTTCTACAATGGAAATAACAGCCACAACGAGATATACAATCTCAAATATTTTAAAATACTTCATCATAAATTTTATAGGAAAATAAATTTTCTTCAATCAAATGTAAAGAAAACTTAGAAATAATTGATTCTTTTAGTTCGTAAGTGATGTCAGAATTTAATCTGAAGCAGACAATTTTCTAGAAATACCTTACAGAGTATATGACTTACTGTTTTTCTTTACCCGTTTCTTCAGATTCTTTTACTACTGCAGTACCTGTATTTCCATGAGAACTTACTACGGTAAACTCTTTATTAAAGTCTATCCCAACCCCTTTCATATTAAGATCCGGACTGGTAAAAATATAGTTTCCTTCGGTAAATATCCATTGGTTATTTCGATCCCAATACAATTGGGGAGCATTAAGGCGTTTACCATCATGGGTTTCCAAAACCACATTGCCTTTCATATCGATAAGCTCTGTATCTATATAAATAATCCCATAATTGGCAGAGATGACGCTTTTTTGATTTTTATCGTCGTAAAAATCTACATGCACACCTTTT from Galbibacter sp. BG1 harbors:
- a CDS encoding GYDIA family GHMP kinase translates to MPNHTPITPTTFRSHGKLLITGEYVVLDGAESFALPTKFGQTLNVLNTQTNKLTWKAFNHKNKEWFSAEFDLNQLKNFDEKSILKSTSIEIAKRLFNFLTGAIQLNPNFLKNTDGLDVSTYLEFPENWGLGSSSTLINNIATWAKVDAYKLLWNSFAGSGYDIACAQHDNPITYQLIDKSPLVNTVLFNPNFKEHLFFIHLNKKQNSREGIKAYRALANQLQKDEAIATISKITTKLINTNNLSSFESLLYEHEQIIATLIQQKTVKQLLFDDFKGSIKSLGAWGGDFVLATGEASYVKPYFLNKGYETILPYIEMIA
- a CDS encoding peptidylprolyl isomerase, with amino-acid sequence MAILEKIRSRSLFLILVIGLALFAFVISGIFSKDTGTGKTVVGEVNGESISRQEFAYKVENASRRYGANASTLQVVNQVWNQEVRGIILEQQFEDLGINIEKDQILEVVKSNPAFAQDPNFQNEAGVFDEGKFIEFIADLKANNPAGYQQWQMQEDALINQSKEQSYFNLVKAGVGSTLKEGELAYHLENDKVDIKYVKIPYTSIPDSTVNVSDSEIEAYVKEHKNEFKQENSRDIRYVYFEEKASEADIEEAKTSLSKLLENSVEYNETTKKDETVAGFKTTENLRDFVNRNSDIKYDTTYVTKAQLPAAFADTLYSLPINGIYGPYKDGDYYKISRMVAKKEGGSVKASHILISYDGSQAQPKESRTKEEAKAKAEEILAKVKENPDDFAALARDNSEDPGSAARGGTYDNIPEGQMVPQFNDYIFNNEIGSIGLVETDFGYHIIKVDDKYDVVQIATIAREIEPSEKTSSDLYTETTKFEMAAADGDFQSVAKESNYNVRPVNQIKPLDENIPGVGNQRGVVQWAFNADTQVGDVKRFNTPNGYAIVQLTGKRKEGLATAKDASARVLPILRKEKKAAIIKDKNAGKSLDELAKSNSVNVTGATGLTMKTPTISGAGREPKVVGVAMALSNGETSGLIEGENGVYMVSVTKKIIAPSLENYATYTNTQKTLNRNRASFAAYNALKDAAEIEDERADIY
- a CDS encoding hemolysin family protein; the encoded protein is MQIAIIVIIVSLILSAFFSGMEIAYFSSNKIHIEIEKKQDGILAKVLTKLTKKPSKFIATMLVGNNIALVVYGIYMGDLLIDYLYPAYVGVESLPFNIILVQTIISTLVILITAEFLPKVFFQIYANSLLKIFAVPAYIFYVLFSFISSFIIWISDAVLRIFFKTEGDEVQLAFSKVELGDYISEQVEAADEEDNLDSEIQLFQNALEFAEVKAREVMIPRTEITGVEYDESLNQLNKIFTETGYSKILIYKGSIDDIIGYVHSFDLFKNPTDIKSVMMPVEYVPETMLISDVLEVLTKKRKSIAVVLDEYGGTSGIMTVEDIVEELFGEIEDEHDSVILIEEQLSDNEFKFSARLEVDYLNEEYRLDLPEGENYETLGGLIVNKIGEIPPKGEVVMIENYQFTVLEVSNTKIDLLSLKVLEEE
- the lptC gene encoding LPS export ABC transporter periplasmic protein LptC, yielding MKPKVITLSKWFEVFRKLNLVHLILESFITKPSNRGLKYIFTNIVTVFAVTMFFSCEGYLSETQELNKRNKMPVGVAENFVLKYTDSTKLKAVVSGPVYEDYSNQEFPYREFPKGVHVDFYDDKNQKSVISANYGIIYIDTELIDMKGNVVLETHDGKRLNAPQLYWDRNNQWIFTEGNYIFTSPDLNMKGVGIDFNKEFTVVSSHGNTGTAVVKESEETGKEKQ